The following are encoded together in the Culex pipiens pallens isolate TS chromosome 1, TS_CPP_V2, whole genome shotgun sequence genome:
- the LOC120425896 gene encoding chromodomain-helicase-DNA-binding protein 1-like isoform X1 — translation MVELKADTEKLEEHPDILRRIKKDIEKSLPAKVEQILRVEMTSSPRRAAQGQHIPQHCDRAENHALLTRPTEFETQTYQDEVVVQLLKGSGKLVLLDKLLCRLKETDHRLLIFSQMRLDALKVESAERAAGPGVSASNRSEEPGRHSPARDGQIRRGGICGASEKEDGARPLGHPADEHDGADLAGQERRYIVWRGRVV, via the exons ATGGTGGAGCTGAAGGCGGACACGGAAAAGCTGGAAGAGCATCCGGACATCTTGCGGCGCATCAAGAAGGACATCGAAAAGAGTCTTCCGGCCAAGGTGGAGCAGATCCTGCGCGTCGAAATGACCTCCTCACCAAGACGCGCTGCGCAAGGGCAACACATTCCCCAACATTGTGATCGAGCTGAAAACCATGCGCTGTTGACCCGGCCCACGGAGTTTGAAACGCAAACCTACCAAGACGAAGTGGTCGTTCAGCTGCTGAAAGGTTCCGGTAAGTTGGTATTGCTAGACAAGCTGCTCTGCCGGCTAAAGGAAACCGATCACCGGTTGCTGATCTTCTCCCAGATG CGTTTGGATGCATTAAAGGTAGAATCAGCTGAACGAGCTGCAGGCCCAGGCGTGAGCGCATCGAATCGGTCAGAAGAACCAGGACGACATTCACCGGCTCGTGACGGCCAAATCCGTCGAGGAGGAATTTGTGGAGCGAGCGAAAAAGAAGATGGTGCTCGACCACTTGGTCATCCAGCGGATGAACACGACGGGGCGGACCTTGCTGGACAAGAACGGCGATATATAGTTTGGCGCGGAAGAGTTGTTTAA
- the LOC120425896 gene encoding chromodomain-helicase-DNA-binding protein 1-like isoform X2, whose translation MVELKADTEKLEEHPDILRRIKKDIEKSLPAKVEQILRVEMTSSPRRAAQGQHIPQHCDRAENHALLTRPTEFETQTYQDEVVVQLLKGSAFGCIKGRIS comes from the exons ATGGTGGAGCTGAAGGCGGACACGGAAAAGCTGGAAGAGCATCCGGACATCTTGCGGCGCATCAAGAAGGACATCGAAAAGAGTCTTCCGGCCAAGGTGGAGCAGATCCTGCGCGTCGAAATGACCTCCTCACCAAGACGCGCTGCGCAAGGGCAACACATTCCCCAACATTGTGATCGAGCTGAAAACCATGCGCTGTTGACCCGGCCCACGGAGTTTGAAACGCAAACCTACCAAGACGAAGTGGTCGTTCAGCTGCTGAAAGGTTCCG CGTTTGGATGCATTAAAGGTAGAATCAGCTGA